A single Phoenix dactylifera cultivar Barhee BC4 chromosome 1, palm_55x_up_171113_PBpolish2nd_filt_p, whole genome shotgun sequence DNA region contains:
- the LOC103706107 gene encoding ras-related protein RABA2a-like, producing the protein MARRGLGPAEEYDYLFKVVLIGDSGVGKSNLLSRFTRNEFFLDSKSTIGVEFATRTLKVEGRTIKVQIWDTAGQERYRAITSAYYRGALGALLVYDVTKATTFENVNRWLKELRDHADSNIVVMLIGNKTDLKHLRAVATEDAQSFAEKEGLSFIETSALEATNVEKAFQMILSEIYRIISKKPLSSSEPAPGPTGGIKEGKTIEVSATNVDNTKKQCCST; encoded by the exons ATGGCGCGGCGAGGGTTGGGGCCGGCGGAGGAGTACGACTATCTGTTCAAGGTGGTGCTGATCGGCGACTCGGGGGTGGGCAAATCCAACCTCCTCTCCCGCTTCACCCGCAACGAGTTCTTCCTCGACTCCAAGTCCACCATCGGCGTCGAATTCGCCACCCGCACCCTCAAA GTAGAGGGAAGGACAATAAAAGTACAGATATGGGACACAGCAGGCCAGGAGCGATACAGGGCAATAACCAGTGCCTACTACCGTGGCGCACTGGGAGCCCTCCTAGTCTATGATGTGACCAAGGCCACAACTTTCGAGAATGTGAACCGGTGGCTTAAAGAGCTCCGTGACCATGCTGACTCCAACATTGTGGTTATGCTCATTGGTAACAAGACCGACCTTAAGCACCTTCGTGCAGTTGCCACAGAGGATGCACAGAGCTTTGCTGAGAAGGAAGGTCTGTCCTTCATTGAGACCTCTGCTCTTGAGGCCACAAATGTAGAGAAAGCCTTTCAGATGATCCTGTCAGAAATATATCGAATCATCAGTAAGAAACCTCTGTCCTCTTCGGAGCCTGCACCAGGACCTACTGGAGGCATCAAAGAGGGGAAGACCATTGAGGTGTCAGCTACGAATGTTGACAATACAAAGAAGCAATGCTGCTCCACATAG